The genomic interval GCGGCCAGCAGGATCAGGCTCCAGTCCTGCTGTGGCAGCAGGCGGTCGACGAAGGCTTTGACCGCGAGCGGGAAGCCGAGTTCGAGCACGCCCGAGAGCACGGCGCAGCCGAAATCCACCAGGAACAGCGTCCGGTGCGGACGGTAATAGGCGAGGAAGGCCTTCAGCATGGCGCGGCTGTCACGGGTCTTCTGGCCCGGAAGCGGGCGGCTCCCCGGCCATAGGCGAGGGTGCGCCGTCGCGCCAGCGGCGCCGACGCGGGGGGCCACCCTCACCGCTCCATAAGAGGCCGCTTGGGTCCGCGCGGCGCTGCGGATGGCAGCGGCGCGGACCGCCGTTCAGCGCATCACATACACCTCGGTGCCGACGGTGACGCGCCCGAACAGGTCGGCGATGTCCTGGTTGTACATGCGGATGCAGCCGTAGGACGCGAAGGTACCGATCGAATTCGGCCGGTTGGTGCCGTGGATGGCGTATTCGCCGCCGCGCAGGGTCATGGCCGCCACGCCCATCGGATTGCTCGGCGAGCCGCCGCGGATGAGGTTGGGGAGGCGCGGGTTGTCGCGCTTCACCTCCGCCGGGGGCGACCAGTCGGGCTGGTAATATTTGCCGTCGATCTGCGTGGCGCCGCTCCACTGCTTGCCCGGCTTGCCGACCGCGACGGGGTAGCGGATCGCCGTGCCGTCGCCGTTGACGAGGTAGAGCCGGCGCTCGGTGGTGCGCACCACGATCGTGCCCGCACCGATGCCGTCGGCGAAGGGGACGACTTCCCGGGCCTGCGCGGCACCGGCCGCGCATAAAGCCGCCGTGAGCGCGCCCGCGAGACGCGCTCTGTACTTGACTGTCCTGAACATCGAAGATCGCCTTTCGAAGCTGGAGCGTAACTGACGAAGACGATCCGCCGTTCCAGCTTGCGATTCTGCTTTACGCGCCGCGAAATGCGCGCCTCATGCACGGCCTCTTGGCGGATTGGCGAATGCCGGGCTCGGAAATCCCGGAAAATTTTAAGTATCGGCGCTGACTTCCGGTGACGATCTCAGCGTTCATGGAGCCGGACCGCTTCCGGGTGCCGCTCCTGCCAGCCGTGGCGGACGAGTTCCGGGTCGGCATGCTCCTCGACCGGGTGGCCGACACAGAGATAGGCGACGAGATCCCAGCCTTCCGGTACGTCGAGGGCGTCCGTCACGAGGGTGGGTTCGAGGATCGAGACCCAGCCGACGCCGATGCCGTGGGCGCGGGCGGCAAGCCAGAAAGCATGGATGCAGGCCGCCACCGAGTAGCGCAGCATCTCCGGCATCGTCGCGCGACCGAGGCCGTGGCCGGCGCCCGTCCCGGAATCGCAGAACACGGCGAGGTGAACCGGCGCCTGACGCAGGCCCGCGAGCTTCAGGCGGGCGTAGAGCGCCCGTTGTTCGTCGGCATAGGTGGCGCAGGCGGCG from Methylobacterium sp. AMS5 carries:
- a CDS encoding L,D-transpeptidase, whose translation is MFRTVKYRARLAGALTAALCAAGAAQAREVVPFADGIGAGTIVVRTTERRLYLVNGDGTAIRYPVAVGKPGKQWSGATQIDGKYYQPDWSPPAEVKRDNPRLPNLIRGGSPSNPMGVAAMTLRGGEYAIHGTNRPNSIGTFASYGCIRMYNQDIADLFGRVTVGTEVYVMR
- the bluB gene encoding 5,6-dimethylbenzimidazole synthase yields the protein MSESSPRAAAPPPVFDDAFRARLADLFAWRRDVRRFSGEPIDEAALRTCLDLAALAPSVGNSQPWRFVRVSEPRRRAAVIASFERCNAAACATYADEQRALYARLKLAGLRQAPVHLAVFCDSGTGAGHGLGRATMPEMLRYSVAACIHAFWLAARAHGIGVGWVSILEPTLVTDALDVPEGWDLVAYLCVGHPVEEHADPELVRHGWQERHPEAVRLHER